Proteins co-encoded in one Oncorhynchus masou masou isolate Uvic2021 chromosome 22, UVic_Omas_1.1, whole genome shotgun sequence genomic window:
- the LOC135509588 gene encoding ras-related protein Rab-19-like isoform X1, with protein sequence MTTNQCVGGERNGRKEGVSDSRTVDSSSLHFISSRGQCMAPETLDLARKTTIPKMQWCRWAGNWKSHLPGKFQLLLTQLTTYTVENQFYRCCRASRPGPILVLSLRFSLCRPLTMQSSGPEQDDSFDFLFKIILVGDSDVGKTCVVQSFKSGVFMEKQQNTIGVDFTVRTMDIDGRKVKLQVWDTAGQERFRTITQSYYRSAHGAIVAYDITRRPTFESVTHWIQEVEQYGAASVVLILIGNKSDLQSERQVLFEDACTLAEGKGALAALETSAKEAQNVEAAFVLMARELMVRNGLTITDEHSQASPHFPNSHPIHGSDSTDRKSCC encoded by the exons ATGACGACAAACCAGTGTGTGggtggagagagaaatggaagaaAAGAGGGGGTCTCTGATTCCAGAACAGTAGACTCTTCATCACTTCACTTTATCTCCTCGCGAGGTCAATGTATGGCGCCTGAG ACCCTGGACCTTGCCCGGAAAACTACAATTCCCAAGATGCAGTGGTGCAGGTGGGCAGGCAACTGGAAATCACACCTGCCAGGAAAG TTTCAACTGTTATTGACGCAGCTAACAACTTACACAGTAGAGAACCAGTTCTATCGCTGCTGCAGGGCATCTCGGCCTGGCCCTATTTTAGTTTTGTCTCTCAGATTCTCCCTGTGTCGACCCCTCACCATGCAGTCCTCTGGGCCGGAGCAGGACGACTCCTTCGACTTCCTCTTTAAGATCATCCTGGTGGGAGACTCAGACGTGGGGAAGACCTGCGTGGTCCAGAGCTTTAAGTCTGGTGTCTTCATGGAGAAACAACAAAACACTATCGGGGTGGACTTCACTGTACGCACCATGGACATTGATGGCAGGAAGGTCAAG CTGCAGGTGTGGGACACGGCTGGACAGGAGCGTTTCCGCACAATCACCCAGAGTTATTACCGCAGTGCCCACGGCGCTATAGTGGCCTATGACATCACACGGCGTCCAACTTTTGAATCTGTGACACACTGGATCCAGGAAGTGGAGCAGTACGGGGCTGCTAGCGTTGTTCTCATCCTCATTG GGAACAAGTCGGATCTGCAGTCGGAGAGACAAGTGCTGTTTGAGGATGCCTGTACTCTGGCTGAAGGGAAGGGTGCGCTGGCCGCCTTGGAAACCTCAGCCAAGGAGGCCCAGAATGTGGAGGCAGCCTTCGTGCTAATGGCCCGGGAGCTGATGGTTAGGAACGGCCTGACCATCACAGACGAACACTCACAGGCCTCCCCACACTTCCCAAACTCCCATCCTATCCATGGCTCCGATTCCACGGACAGGAAATCATGTTGTTGA
- the LOC135509588 gene encoding ras-related protein Rab-19-like isoform X2, which produces MTTNQCVGGERNGRKEGVSDSRTVDSSSLHFISSRGQCMAPETLDLARKTTIPKMQWCRWAGNWKSHLPGKSSGPEQDDSFDFLFKIILVGDSDVGKTCVVQSFKSGVFMEKQQNTIGVDFTVRTMDIDGRKVKLQVWDTAGQERFRTITQSYYRSAHGAIVAYDITRRPTFESVTHWIQEVEQYGAASVVLILIGNKSDLQSERQVLFEDACTLAEGKGALAALETSAKEAQNVEAAFVLMARELMVRNGLTITDEHSQASPHFPNSHPIHGSDSTDRKSCC; this is translated from the exons ATGACGACAAACCAGTGTGTGggtggagagagaaatggaagaaAAGAGGGGGTCTCTGATTCCAGAACAGTAGACTCTTCATCACTTCACTTTATCTCCTCGCGAGGTCAATGTATGGCGCCTGAG ACCCTGGACCTTGCCCGGAAAACTACAATTCCCAAGATGCAGTGGTGCAGGTGGGCAGGCAACTGGAAATCACACCTGCCAGGAAAG TCCTCTGGGCCGGAGCAGGACGACTCCTTCGACTTCCTCTTTAAGATCATCCTGGTGGGAGACTCAGACGTGGGGAAGACCTGCGTGGTCCAGAGCTTTAAGTCTGGTGTCTTCATGGAGAAACAACAAAACACTATCGGGGTGGACTTCACTGTACGCACCATGGACATTGATGGCAGGAAGGTCAAG CTGCAGGTGTGGGACACGGCTGGACAGGAGCGTTTCCGCACAATCACCCAGAGTTATTACCGCAGTGCCCACGGCGCTATAGTGGCCTATGACATCACACGGCGTCCAACTTTTGAATCTGTGACACACTGGATCCAGGAAGTGGAGCAGTACGGGGCTGCTAGCGTTGTTCTCATCCTCATTG GGAACAAGTCGGATCTGCAGTCGGAGAGACAAGTGCTGTTTGAGGATGCCTGTACTCTGGCTGAAGGGAAGGGTGCGCTGGCCGCCTTGGAAACCTCAGCCAAGGAGGCCCAGAATGTGGAGGCAGCCTTCGTGCTAATGGCCCGGGAGCTGATGGTTAGGAACGGCCTGACCATCACAGACGAACACTCACAGGCCTCCCCACACTTCCCAAACTCCCATCCTATCCATGGCTCCGATTCCACGGACAGGAAATCATGTTGTTGA